A window of Alkalicoccobacillus plakortidis genomic DNA:
GTATTTTCAGAAATCTAAAAGAGGGAGGTAAACTCTTATGAATGGAAAGCATCTTTTCGTCATTGGAATCATTTCATCCTTTGTGTTACTTGGTGTTGCTGGGTATTTAGGGATTCCTGTTTCGTTAGCTCCGCTTTTAACAAATGTGTTTGGAGAGCCTACTCTCGTTACATCCGCGCTCGTCATAATTTCCTTAGGGTTGTTCTGTTATTTAATCTATAGATCCATAAAAAGAGCAGGTGGTTTTAATTGAGGGTTATCCCGTTATTACTGCTAATCATAGCTGTTTTGGTTAGTGGTATTACGTTATCTATATCTAACATAGGTGAACCTCTGGTTGCTTCGATGTGGATCTCTCTTTTAGTATTCCCTGTTCTAATGATCATTGTGTATCCGGTGAACTATTTGCTTTTTAAAGCTTATCATTCATTAACAGATAGTCGATTTGAGTTTGAATCATTAGCACAGATTGTTGTTTCTGCGCTTTTATTTGTTATTCATCTAGCTATCTCTCTTTATACATTAGGCATCAATGTAAACGTGGGTTTGGTTATAGGTGTCTTGTTAGGTGCACTTATGATTATAGCGGGATATGCCCTGCCAAAAACTAAGCCAAATGTTTTATTTGGCGCTCGTACAATTTGGGCATTAAAGGATGATGAGGTTTGGCGTCTAACCAATAAATTTGCTGGTAAACTTTTTGTTTATTTTGGTGTCGTATTAATTGTTTGCACGCTTATATTAGCGAACTCATTTTTTCTCATGATAACGGCACTTCTGTTCATTTTAATTAGTGTAACAATCATCATCGAGGTCTTTTCATTTAAAACATATAAGAATTTACATAGCAAATAATTCTACACCGACCCCAACGGATACCCATTGATTTATTCAGAGTAAATTGATAAAATTAGTCTAATTATAAAGCTCTTATCAAGAGAGGCAGAGGGACTGGCCCTATGAAGCCCGGCAACCGACACGTATGAAAAGGTGCCAAATCCAGCAGAACATTAATTGTTCTGATAGATAAGGAGAACGTACGCGTCTTCTAATCGAAGAGGTGTTTTTTTATTTTCTATAGGAATTGGGGGAGCGTTATGAGATACGGGTTTTGGCTACCGATTTTTGGTGGGTGGCTACGTAATGTTGAGGATGAACACATGCCATCTACCTTTGACTATGCAAAAAAAGTGGTTCAAGCAGCGGAGGAATGGGGCTATGATACGACGCTTCTTGCTGAGCTATATTTAAATGATATAAAAGGACCGGGCGAGGATGTGCTGGAGGCATGGACAACAGCCGCAGCATTGGCGTCGGTTACGAATAAAATAGAACTGATGACGGCCATTCGCCCTGGGTTTCATAATCCTGCGACAACGGCAAAAATGGCCGCAAACATCGATCAGATTAGCAATGGCCGTTTTACATTAAATGTTGTGTCTGCATGGTGGGCGGAGGAAGCACGCCAGTATGGCGGAGTGTTTACGGAGCATGATGAACGGTATGCGCGAACAGAGGAGTTCATTGATGTGTTAAAAGGTTTATGGACAGAAGAGTCCTTCTCCTATGATGGTAGCTACTATCAGCTAAAGGAAACGAGGCTTTCTCCTAAGCCAGTGCAACGTCCGAATCCGATTTTATATGCGGGTGGTGAAAGTGAGCAAGGCAAAACAACCATCTCAGAAAAATGTGATGCTTACGTGATGCATGGGGGCACGGTGGATGAGATTCGCACAAAGATTGCGGATATGAAAGCGCGTCGTGCAGAAACAGACCACGCACCATTTTCTAGTTTTGGCATGGCTGCCTATGTCATTTGCCGTGATACAGAGGAAGAGGCACATGCTGAGCTGGAACGAATCACGGATGTAAAGGAATCGGATGCCTATGCGGGCTATGATGATTTTACAAGTAAATCTCAGCTTGAGCAGCAGATTAAGCTTCAAGATTATTCCGTGTCCAATCGCGGGCTGAGACCGGAACTAATAGGCACACCTGAGACAATTGCGAAACGTATTCTTGAATTTGAAGAGGCAGGTCTTGATCTTGTGCTACTGCAATGCTCGCCGCAATACGAGGAGATGGAGCGTTTTGCTCGCGATGTGATGCCGGTGGTGGAACAATTAAGAAATCAAGCGAAGGAGACGATTTAATGAAAAAGATATATGTCATACATGAAAATCAAGAGTGGACGGTTCACTTGTTTAAGAGATTAGAAGAATTAGAGTTGCCTTATGAGGACTGGCACTTAGGATCTGGCTCGATTAACCTGAACGAAGCTCCGCCTGAGGGTATATTTTACTCTCGTATGAGTGCTTCTGCTCACACAAGAAATCACCGGTATGCACCGGAGCTCGCAGCAGCTGTGCTAGCGTGGCTTGAGCGTCATGGACGGACGGTCATTAATAATAGTCGTGCCTTGCAGCTTGAGGTCAGCAAGGTGGTTCAATACATGGAGCTTGAAAAATTTGGTGTGCGTACACCAAGAACAGTAGCAGCCGTTGGGCAGGATCAGATTCTTGAGGCAGCAGATGCCTTTGCAGGACAGGCTTTTATTACGAAGCATAACCGTGCTGGAAAAGGTCTTGGAGTGAGATTGTTTCAGGATAAGCAGACACTCGAAACCTACCTGAAAAGTGACGAATTTGAGGAGCCAGTTGATGGTATAACCCTTTTGCAGCAGTATATTGAAGCACCTGAACCTTATATTACTCGCTGTGAATTTGTTGGCGGCAAGTTTGTCTATGCGGTTCGAGTTGATACATCAGAAGGCTTTGAATTATGTCCGGCGGATGCATGCTCAATTGAGGACTTATTCTGCCCGGCTCGTGAGGAACCGAAAGCGAAATTCCAGGTGGATAACAGCTTTGACGAACCGGAACTAAACCAGTATGCAGAAGTGCTTAAGGCAAATGGCGTCCAGATTGCTGGTATTGAATGTATTCGTGATAAAGAGGGCAATCTCTACACGTATGATATTAATACAAATACCAACTATAACTCTGAAGCAGAGGAAAAAGCAGGCGTTTTCGGTATGCTTGAAGTAGCAAAATATCTCGGTAGCCGTTTAAAAGAAGAGCAGGCGGCTTTGGTTTGATCGAAAAACTGTCCTACATGCCTTTAACAGGCTGTGGGGCAGTTTTTTTGTTTGAAGCTTGTTTCCGAAACTTTTAGAAAAATCCGTTGACAAAGTATACGTAGTGCTTTACATTCATGATATAGAAAGCGTTTTCATTTTAAAGAGAGTCTGTACATGTAGTGATCAAAGGAATGAATCTAGCAGTTGGTTAAGCGCTTAACCATAATAGGAGGGTTCGTGTATGTCACGTTTATTAGTAAAACCTCATGGAGAATCAGGCGAGTTACATGCTGTCACGCCGCAGTCTGCGGATTGGCACTATGTCGGCTTTGCTGTTCATAAGCTTAAAGTAGGTGAGACGATCTCAGAAAAGACAGCTGATCAGGAATGTTGTTTGGTTTTATTAACTGGAAAAGCAACAATACGTACAAGTCAGGAGGTATTTGAACAACTGGGCTCACGGATGTCTGTGTTTGAGAAAATACCTCCTTTTTCTGTCTATGTGCCAAATGAGGATGAGTTTGTTGTAACAGCCGAGACCGATCTTGAGATAGCCATTTGCAAAGCACCCGGAAAAGGAAGTCATAAAGCCCGTGTGATCACACCGGATCAGGTTGGTACGGAGGATCGTGGGTCAGGGGCGATGTCTAGGCGTGTTCATAATATATTACCAGAAACAGAGCCAGCTGATAGCTTGCTAGTGGTTGAAGTGTATACAGATGGAGGGAATTGGTCGAGCTATCCTCCTCATAAGCATGATCGCGATAATCTTCCGGCAGAATCTTACTTGGAGGAAACCTATTATCATAAAGTCAATCCAAGTCAGGGTTATGTAATGCAGCGTGTGTATAATGACAGCCGCACAATAGATGAGGCAATTGCTGTTCCGAATGATCATGTGGTGCTTGTGCCTGAGGGATATCATCCGGTAGGTGTGCCAGCAGGGTATGAGTCATATTATTTAAATGTAATGGCGGGTCCAACAAGAGTATGGAAGTTTCATAATGATCCAGAGCATGAATGGTTATTTCAGCCTGTTAAATAGAATAGGAGGTTCTTATGAATCCACTAACGTTTCCTAATAATCGAGTGTTTGACGTATTGGCTCTAGGACGACTAGCCATTGATTTAAATGCCAATGAAACAATGAGACCCATGGAAGAAACGATGACTTTCACCAAATATGTAGGTGGTTCTCCTGCCAATATTGCGATTGGAAGTGCGCGCTTAGGACTTGAGACCGGTTTTATTGGACGTGTGTCAGATGATCAGATGGGGCGATTTATTCGTCAGTATTTAGAGAACAATCACATCGATACAAGTAATATTGTTAAGGATGATATGGGAGCCGTGACGGGGCTAGCATTTACGGAAATTAAAAGCCCACAAGACTGTAGCATCTTAATGTATCGAGATAACGCGGTTGATCTGACGCTCTCTCCGGATGATGTATCTGAATCGTATATTAAGCAGGCAAAATCGATTGTCATATCGGGTACTGCGCTTGCAAGTAGCCCATCACGAGAAGCGGTGTTTGTAGCACTTGATTTTGCCCGAAAACATAATGTAGTGGTTCTCTTAGACTTAGATTATCGACCATACACATGGAAGTCGACGCAGGAAACAGCGGTCTATTATAATCTCGCTGCTGAAAAGGCGGACGTCATCATTGGTACCAGGGAAGAGTTCGATATGATGGAGGGTCTTTTAAATGAAGCGGGAACCAAGCGATCAGCTAACAGCAGAAAAGTGGTTCTCACATCATGCGGAAATTGTGTTGATTAAGCATGGGGGAGAAGGCTCGTATGCCTTTTTAAAAGACGGGACAGTTCACCGAGGAGGTACATTCCAAACAAAAGTGTTAAAAACCTTTGGTGCAGGTGATTCTTATGCGTCAGCGTTACTCTTTGCCTTACACCAAGGCGCCACAATTCAAGAAGCGATGAGATACGGAGCTGCATCAGCCTCCATCGTCATTTCACGCCACAGCTGTTCCGATGCGATGCCAACACGTGATGAACTTGAGGAGTTTATGAAAACAGCAGTTGAGAACGTATAAAAAGGAGAGATTGTGATGGCACAAACGACAGTAGAAACGTTAAAAAACTTTGTAGGAGGAGAGTGGGTTGAGTCTCGTGCGAGTGAACATGTGCAGGTAATGAATCCCGCGACAGGGCAGGAATTGGCTCAAGTTCCTCTCTCAACAGTGGAAGATGTGAATCAAGCAGTTGAAACGGCACGTAACGCTTTTTCAGACTGGTCTCAAACAGCTGTTCCAAAAAGGGCGCGTGTTTTGTTTAAATATCAACAGCTATTGGTTGAGCATTGGGAAGAGCTCGCACAATTGATTACTACGGAAAATGGCAAAAGCTACACGGAGGCATATGGTGAGGTTCAGCGTGGCATTGAGTGTGTGGAATTCGCAGCTGGGGCGCCAACATTAATGATGGGCAAGCAACTGCCAGACATTGCAACCGGCATTGAATCAGGTATGTATCGCTATCCAATCGGTGTGATCGGTGGAATTACTCCATTTAACTTTCCAATGATGGTTCCTTGTTGGATGTTCCCGCTTGCGATCGCCTGCGGAAATACCTTTGTCTTAAAGCCATCAGAGCGAACGCCGCTTTTGGCAAATCGCTTGGCAGAGCTTTTTCAGGAAGCAGGTCTACCAAATGGTGTCTTAAATATTGTTCATGGAGCACATGATGTTGTGAACGGGTTATTGACACATAAAAATGTTAGCGCGATTTCATTTGTAGGTTCTCAGCCAGTGGCTAAATATGTGTATCAAAAAGGAACCGAACATCTAAAACGTGTGCAGGCATTAGCTGGGGCCAAAAACCACTCAATTGTGCTTGCAGATGCGGACATTGATGGAGCGGTCACTCAAATCACAGCTGCGGCATTTGGTTCGGCCGGTGAACGATGTATGGCAGCTTCTGTTGTGGCAGTTGAAGATAGCGTAGCGGATGACTTTATGGCCAAGTTAAAGCAAGCTGCAGATGAAATTACCATTGGAAATGGGTTAGATGAAGGTGTATTTTTAGGACCGGTCATTCGTAAGGAGCACCAAGCAACGGACATTTGACTACATTCAATCTGGAGTAGACCAAGGCGCGGAATTAGTTCGAGATGGTAGAGAAGATGAAGCTGTAAAAGGAGCAGGTTACTTTGCCGGTCCAACCATATTCGACCGAGTCACACCTGATATGACGATCTGGCAGGATGAATTGTTTGCACCTATTCTTTCCGTTGTACGTGTGCCGAATTTACAGGATGCTGTGGAGTTGGCAAACAAATCCCCTTTTGCAAATGGAGCATGCTTATTTACAACAAGTGGTGCGGCGATGAGGCAATTTAGAGAATCAATTGATGCGGGAATGTTAGGCATTAACGTGGGAGTCCCAGCACCAATGGCCTTTTTCCCTTTTTCAGGCTGGAAGGATTCTTTCTATGGAGATTTGCATGCAAATGGAGGAGATGGCGTGGAATTTTATACACGTAAAAAAATGGTGACAACGCGCTTGGTAGAGAGAGGAGGTTCTCACATGGAAACGGTTCGGTTAACAATGGCTCAAGCGTTAGTTCGGTTTTTGAATGCGCAATATCTGGACGTTGATGGAGATGTTCAACCGTTTATCAAAGGGGTCTTTACGATCTTTGGTCATGGTAATGTGTTGGGTGTTGGACAGGCGTTGGAAGAAAATGCTGGCCACCTAGACGTGTATCAAGGACGAAATGAACAGGGTATGGCTCAGGCTGCAGTTGCGTTTGCTAAGCAAAAAAGACGTAAACAGATAATGGCTTGCACAACCTCAGTCGGCCCAGGATCGGCTAACTTGGTGACAGCTGCAGCTACGGCGACAGCCAACCAAATCCCTGTTTTGCTGTTACCGGGAGATGTCTTTGCGACAAGACAGCCGGACCCTGTGCTTCAACAAATTGAGCAGACACATGATTTGTCGATCTCGACTAATGATGCCCTGCGTCCTGTCAGCCGGTACTGGGATCGAGTCATGCGACCAGAACAATTAATGTCTGCGATGCTTCAGGCGATGCGGGTATTAACAGATACGAGTAGTACGGGTGCGGTTTCGATTTGTTTGCCTCAAGACGTGCAAACAGAGGCATGGGATTATCCACTAGAATTTTTCTCTAAACGAATTCATACATTTAAGCGTCGTGCTCCTTCAGCGGAAGAGCTGCAGAGTGCGGTGACCTTAATTGCTTCTAGTGAGCGACCACTAATCGTTTGTGGTGGTGGAGTTCGTTACTCGGAAGCTGGTGATACACTGCGCCAATTTGCGGAAGCTCTTTATATTCCGATTGTCGAAACGCAGGCGGGAAAAAGTGCGGTTTCAAGCGAGTGTGAACTAAATCTTGGTGGGGTTGGTGTGACGGGGAATTTACAAGCAAATCAAGTGGCACGTCAGGCAGATCTAGTTATTGGCATTGGCACAAGGTACACAGATTTTACAACGGCCTCAAAGTCACTATTTTCAAAAGATGCTCGTATGCTATCTATTAATCCGTCCTCTTTTGATGCGAGTAAGCTGGGGGCAGTGGAGGTAGAAGCTGATGCAAAGGCAGCTCTCAGTGCAATGCTTCCATTACTTCAGGATGTCGGGTATCAGAGTAGCTATGGTGATAGTGTAGGAGAGATTAAAAATGAATGGCAAATAGAAAGAGAACGACTTTCCAACATTTCCTTTAAGAATGAACGTTTTGAACCAGAAATAAAAGGTCATCTTGATCAGGAACTAAAAGGTTATGCAGAAACACTAGGGTCAACGCTGACTCAAACATCCGTTTTAACTTATATCAATCAAGCCATTGCACCAGATTCCATTGTCGTAGGTGCTGCTGGCAGTCTTCCTGGAGACATGCAACGTTTATGGGAAGCACGTGGTGAGAACACGTACCATATGGAATACGGGTATTCGTGTATGGGATATGAGATTGCGGGGGCTTTTGGAGCAAAGCTTGCAGAGCCTGACAAAGAGATTTATGCAATGACGGGGGATGGCAGCTTTTTAATGTTACATTCGGAGCTTGTCACAAGCCTTCAGGAAAATCAGAAAATCACGATTTTACTCTTTGATAATGCTGGTTTTGGTTGTATTAATAACTTGCAGATGGGTCATGGAATGGGCAGCTATCAAACGGAATTTCGCAACAAATCAACACGGGAGATTATGCCAATCAACTATGCACAAGTGGCAGCAGGTTATGGTGCCGCTGTGTATGAAGTAAGAAGTATGGAAGAACTAGAGTCAGCACTAGAATCAGCCAAAAATGAAACACGTTCAACCTTACTTGATATAAAGGTTCTGCCAAAAACGATGACTGATGGTTACGGTGAGTCGTGGTGGCATGTTGGGGTAGCAGAGGTTTCTTCTAAAGAAGAGATAAAAGAGGCTTATCAAGATAAAGAAAACCAGCTGCAGAAGGCGCGGCGGTACTAAAACAGAGAGGGTCCCACACCCTCTTGTTTGGGGAGAAGATAATGATTAAGCTGGAATTGCTCCGATTGGCTGGACCAATGATGACTTACCGGAGCTTGGAGCGCAGAATACCTTTGAACAATGTATTAGTGAAATGGCACTTGCTGGTTTTAGTGGCTGCGAGATTGGAAACAAGTATCCGCGTGATCCGAAGCTTCTAGGTCATGCTTTGACCCTTCGTAAAATGGAGATTGCCAGTGCGTGGTTTAGTACCTTTCTAACGACCGCTCCATATGAAGAGACAGAAAAAGATTTTTTGGCACATCGTGATTTCCTTAAT
This region includes:
- a CDS encoding SdpI family protein, producing MRVIPLLLLIIAVLVSGITLSISNIGEPLVASMWISLLVFPVLMIIVYPVNYLLFKAYHSLTDSRFEFESLAQIVVSALLFVIHLAISLYTLGINVNVGLVIGVLLGALMIIAGYALPKTKPNVLFGARTIWALKDDEVWRLTNKFAGKLFVYFGVVLIVCTLILANSFFLMITALLFILISVTIIIEVFSFKTYKNLHSK
- a CDS encoding LLM class flavin-dependent oxidoreductase; this encodes MRYGFWLPIFGGWLRNVEDEHMPSTFDYAKKVVQAAEEWGYDTTLLAELYLNDIKGPGEDVLEAWTTAAALASVTNKIELMTAIRPGFHNPATTAKMAANIDQISNGRFTLNVVSAWWAEEARQYGGVFTEHDERYARTEEFIDVLKGLWTEESFSYDGSYYQLKETRLSPKPVQRPNPILYAGGESEQGKTTISEKCDAYVMHGGTVDEIRTKIADMKARRAETDHAPFSSFGMAAYVICRDTEEEAHAELERITDVKESDAYAGYDDFTSKSQLEQQIKLQDYSVSNRGLRPELIGTPETIAKRILEFEEAGLDLVLLQCSPQYEEMERFARDVMPVVEQLRNQAKETI
- a CDS encoding ATP-grasp domain-containing protein — protein: MKKIYVIHENQEWTVHLFKRLEELELPYEDWHLGSGSINLNEAPPEGIFYSRMSASAHTRNHRYAPELAAAVLAWLERHGRTVINNSRALQLEVSKVVQYMELEKFGVRTPRTVAAVGQDQILEAADAFAGQAFITKHNRAGKGLGVRLFQDKQTLETYLKSDEFEEPVDGITLLQQYIEAPEPYITRCEFVGGKFVYAVRVDTSEGFELCPADACSIEDLFCPAREEPKAKFQVDNSFDEPELNQYAEVLKANGVQIAGIECIRDKEGNLYTYDINTNTNYNSEAEEKAGVFGMLEVAKYLGSRLKEEQAALV
- the iolB gene encoding 5-deoxy-glucuronate isomerase, with amino-acid sequence MSRLLVKPHGESGELHAVTPQSADWHYVGFAVHKLKVGETISEKTADQECCLVLLTGKATIRTSQEVFEQLGSRMSVFEKIPPFSVYVPNEDEFVVTAETDLEIAICKAPGKGSHKARVITPDQVGTEDRGSGAMSRRVHNILPETEPADSLLVVEVYTDGGNWSSYPPHKHDRDNLPAESYLEETYYHKVNPSQGYVMQRVYNDSRTIDEAIAVPNDHVVLVPEGYHPVGVPAGYESYYLNVMAGPTRVWKFHNDPEHEWLFQPVK
- a CDS encoding aldehyde dehydrogenase family protein, yielding MAQTTVETLKNFVGGEWVESRASEHVQVMNPATGQELAQVPLSTVEDVNQAVETARNAFSDWSQTAVPKRARVLFKYQQLLVEHWEELAQLITTENGKSYTEAYGEVQRGIECVEFAAGAPTLMMGKQLPDIATGIESGMYRYPIGVIGGITPFNFPMMVPCWMFPLAIACGNTFVLKPSERTPLLANRLAELFQEAGLPNGVLNIVHGAHDVVNGLLTHKNVSAISFVGSQPVAKYVYQKGTEHLKRVQALAGAKNHSIVLADADIDGAVTQITAAAFGSAGERCMAASVVAVEDSVADDFMAKLKQAADEITIGNGLDEGVFLGPVIRKEHQATDI
- the iolD gene encoding 3D-(3,5/4)-trihydroxycyclohexane-1,2-dione acylhydrolase (decyclizing), with product MQSGVDQGAELVRDGREDEAVKGAGYFAGPTIFDRVTPDMTIWQDELFAPILSVVRVPNLQDAVELANKSPFANGACLFTTSGAAMRQFRESIDAGMLGINVGVPAPMAFFPFSGWKDSFYGDLHANGGDGVEFYTRKKMVTTRLVERGGSHMETVRLTMAQALVRFLNAQYLDVDGDVQPFIKGVFTIFGHGNVLGVGQALEENAGHLDVYQGRNEQGMAQAAVAFAKQKRRKQIMACTTSVGPGSANLVTAAATATANQIPVLLLPGDVFATRQPDPVLQQIEQTHDLSISTNDALRPVSRYWDRVMRPEQLMSAMLQAMRVLTDTSSTGAVSICLPQDVQTEAWDYPLEFFSKRIHTFKRRAPSAEELQSAVTLIASSERPLIVCGGGVRYSEAGDTLRQFAEALYIPIVETQAGKSAVSSECELNLGGVGVTGNLQANQVARQADLVIGIGTRYTDFTTASKSLFSKDARMLSINPSSFDASKLGAVEVEADAKAALSAMLPLLQDVGYQSSYGDSVGEIKNEWQIERERLSNISFKNERFEPEIKGHLDQELKGYAETLGSTLTQTSVLTYINQAIAPDSIVVGAAGSLPGDMQRLWEARGENTYHMEYGYSCMGYEIAGAFGAKLAEPDKEIYAMTGDGSFLMLHSELVTSLQENQKITILLFDNAGFGCINNLQMGHGMGSYQTEFRNKSTREIMPINYAQVAAGYGAAVYEVRSMEELESALESAKNETRSTLLDIKVLPKTMTDGYGESWWHVGVAEVSSKEEIKEAYQDKENQLQKARRY